Within the Siniperca chuatsi isolate FFG_IHB_CAS linkage group LG18, ASM2008510v1, whole genome shotgun sequence genome, the region ATATGATGTTGAGGGTACAGGTGCTGGGGTAGATCGTTTTCGTGCTGCGCGTGGAGTTTTGACCTTAGATCCCTTGGAAGCTGCTTTACCAGGTGGAGAATCGCTTGAAGGAGCAGTGTTGCTTTTCTCAGAAGGGATGCCTTTGGGTTTTCTGTCGGgtattggaaaataaaaattaatttttaatttaattacaatGGATAGATCCAATATAACTGGGGAAATTCAGATttcaacaaagtaaaaaaaagtactttttttttttttttttttacagttttttcctcaCCTACTACTAGCCCCCCTAGTCTGTTTAGTTTGTGCTCCTGTGCTGCTATCCTCAGGGTGCTTCCCACTCGTCAGAGTCTCTTTTTCAGTGTCTACATGATCACTTTGTTTCTGTGGCTCAGTGACGACCTCATCAACGGCTTCTGACTGCACAGAAGGCCCAGGAAGCTCCAAGTCCTGGGTGGTGTTTGTTTGGATGGGAATTGACTCTGCTTCCCTGGCAGCGAGGGTCTCCCTGGCTTGTTTCTTCCTTGTAGTATTGGGCTTAACCTGCAGTTTTGCTGGTTTAAAGAGAAACGGGTACATGATGAAAAAGACGGGTCCAATTTACTGAGAGTACATGTGATGAGTAAGTATTCATCTACTATTCAACTAAAAGGTCTAAatacagagggtgtcgtatactgtacagattgtaaagcctcatgaggcaaattgtgatttgtgatattgggctacataaataaaattgacttgagtTGACTACTACATACCTCCTCTTCCAGTGTCCATCTGCTTTGTAGGGGGAATTTCAGTCTCATCATTATTCTCTACAGTCTCTGGTAATTTGGATGACTGAACTGTAGTACTCTCTGTtccataaacacaaacaatccACGTTTACCATTTCTAATATGACATTAATCATTAGTTTAAATAAGTGACAGAATACTGCAAACACTCTACCATATGGATCCACTGGATTCTCCATGATCAAACCCTGgtgtgggagagaaaaagaaaatgtgtgacaaatgCTGACATTTTATCACACTGCAGCAACAAGTAGTTCCTTGCAACTTCACTTACTATATATGCAGCTGGGTCAGGACCAATATCTTTTACGTTGATGAGGCCTGTCTCACCACTCTCCTCCATGGATACAGGCACAGCGTCATTAGAGAGAGGCCCATCTCCCGCTGCTGCCAAACTCTCTCCCAGAACACTGCTGAGGGGTGAAGAAATTTGTAGAATCAGACACCAAACAAAACCAGATCCACGCCTGCACAAATGGGATGACCAGCTGATAAAAGGCAGGCACTAACCTCTGTTGCTGTATTGATGCATCTGTTACAGGAAGATAAGGGGGGGGCACAGACACACTGTCCACCACCTCCCCTGATGAGCAGACTGGTATCTCAGtcagagagaggatgaaaaaCGGTTCATCTGGATCTGAAGGTACCTGCTCCGACAAAactgagagtgagagtgagagtgagagatgtTTTAGCCATGGtgcatatactatatataattCACAGCACAAAATCAACTGATGGTGAGTGGAAGGTGATCTATAAATGACTTACTGTCAGGAAATATTGTGAGACTTTGGTTCTCTCCTGTAATTGATGTTGAAGCATCCTGGGAATGTGAAGAGAATCAGAGAGACACATTTGAGGATTAATTCTTGTGGTAAGAGCTTCTTGAAATTTGTGTTTGTACTACTACCACTTGGAGTGGCTGAAGCTGGACGTTTCACctatttattcattacttttaactacttcaaccatttatccattatgtttagctatttaaaatatttatccattacatttagctaactgtttactCTCTGCTCGCTTGCTACTATTTTCATGAAATCTCAATCGCAACATGTAGTGTTCAGTTGTTACAGCCGACTCaatatacagatttttttttctttattaaatcaaaatttctattttttttctcaaattagTTGAACTCCTCTACAATCTTTTCATGTACCCAATGGCAACTGCACAAATGCGAATCACTGCTATACAATATAAACTTGTGGTACATGGTAAAACAATATTGGTCTGTTGTTAAATATTTGGTCACGGCCAATATTAACAAGTTGAACAGGAATTTCAACACTAAAAGATACTGCAATCATACATGTAATGCTCACAAGATATGCCTCCTCctgtaaataatgtttaatATCTTACCTGAGTAGAATTGCCAGGTGCTTGTGTCAAACAGCCAAGAGAGGGCCCAGCATCATTTGAAGGAGAATTATGGTTACTACGTTGTTCAATAGCTCCCTCTACTGGTTCCTGAATGTCAGGTCGGAGTTCAGACACAGGTTTGTGGGAAACAGAAGCATCCGCTCCTTCTGAGCGAGTACCACAATCTGTGGAGGAAGAAGTATTAGTGGTCAACAAAGGTACTGCAGGGCCATGGATGGCAGTTATCCTGAAAATCTGCTCAGTATTCTTTGAGGTAAGGGAACTTCCATTTAAAAAAGTGTGTCAAACCTGCTTCTGCTTGTTTTGTATTGTGGACTTGTCGGGGTTGTGGAGGTTGGCTGCTGCGTCCCAGGTTGGGTTTGGGTTTAACAAGCCGGCCTCTACGAGTCTGAGGTGCTTTTCTTGATGACTTGGAAGAGTCGGTTTGCTCTGCCTGATTATCATCACTGCTTTAAGTGGAAAACAAACTGTTAAGAGAGAAACTAATAATTCCTTTAAAAACATTAGGCTGTAAATAAGACATGTTTTGAGGACAGAATCAGGACAATACGATTCATGTCGTACCTTTGGGCagttatttgattaatttcagTGGTTTCAGAACAttggtggactacatcttgacTTTGGGCTTTAGAGTCATTCTCTGAACATGGCTGTTGAGTGCTTTCTTTTGGATCTGGACTGGACTGTGTATTAGTAGAGAGTATAGGTTTAATTTTTAACTCTGTTGAACCATCTTCTGAAGACTGGACATCTGAAATTGCAGTTGGAACATCTGTTGGTTGGGTATTTGTCTCTGTAGCTCTAATTGACAAGTACTGTTTGCAGTCCCATTGTGAAGCAGGTCCAGCCTCCACCATGTCATTTTTTGAAGTTTTGTCCTGTGTGCATTCCTCTTCAACTGTGGGTTTTTCACTCCTCTTATTTTCAAGAACTGACTCTGTCAACATAGACTGATTCTCAGCAACACAAGACAATGCTGTAACGATACCATCAGAGGACGTACCCTTATCATTTGTGCTGTCTAGTGACTTCTCTGACTCTGCGGATCCTAACTTTGTTGAGCTGGGAAGTTCTGTATGTAATGAACAATGTGGTGATGTCAAATGcttgctgtctttctctgcgagtttcagttctgtttgtgcatttttattgtCCACAGACTGTTGCTCTGAGGTTACATTTGAAGAGGTGTCCCTATGAAGCTGTTCTGAGGGTTTACTGATATCATTTGACTGCAGTTTTGCCTGTGTAGTTCTAGTGGATGATCCTAAATTGGGTTTGGGTTTGACCTTGGGAAAGCGTTGTCTTCTTTGAGGTACATTTTGTTCTGAGTCTTGTGCACTTCCAGTATCTGTCTTCTGGTCCTCAGTTGACGAAAATTCCTCTGTTGGTTTATGAGTAGAGCATAATTCCAATGACTGTACTAAAACTGAAGCAGTGCCAGTACTTTGGCTTGGTTTTTCAGGAGGGGTGGTACTGCAAGTTGGCCATGCTTCTACCTCTGCTATTGTGTTGTCAGTGGATTCAGGCCTTGAAGATGGATTGGAGGGTTTCTCCACaagttgcatgtgtgtgacaggGTCTTTTGTGGTTTGAGGTTTAGACCGCACAGTAGATGTCTGTGGCAAATTGGGTTTTGGTTTGACTTTTTGTAATCGACCTCTCCTAGTCTGGCAAGTGACTTCACTCTCTTCTTTctgactgacaggtaactcTTCTGCATTTTTACAGATGTCTACAGGGTTGGAATGTACTGTTCTTGATGTCTGTGCTAGGTTGGGTTTGACTTTCTGGAATCGACTCTTCCTGGCCTGGTGAGTTGGTGCATCTTCACTCTCTTCTTTCTGACTGACAAGTAAATCTTCTACAGGTGTAACACATGAAGCAGGATGACTGCTGCTCTCTTGGACTGGGGCTGAGTCTATGTTGGTCCCTTGTCCAATCTGCAATTCTGTGACTGCTGGGTCAAATGTTACCAGGTTATTACAACTACTCTTAGTTGTCCCAACATGTGATATCAGTATTTCATCTATGGACTCAGATGTTGACCTTGAGTCTCTGGTGGCCAGTTCCAAAATGGGTTGACCCTGGTTTTCTGAGGCACTCTGATCTGATATTGCTGCACCTGATTTTACTTGACCAACAGACCTTTCTTGACTGCCAGACGGTTCTTCTGTAAGTTTGACTTCAATAGAAGAAATGTCATCTTTTAACAATTTTTGACTACAGTCTGCTATCTTAGGGGTTACTTTGGCAGCTGATAGTGTCTCAGTGGCTTGAGAAAGGTCAGGAGCAACTGTGTGGctctcttcagctgtccttACGGTTGTCTCTGGTTGGGATTTTGACTGAGCAGTCCTTGAGGCTTGGCCTAGGTTAGGTTTTGGTTTCACCTTGGATAAGCGTCCTCTCCTGGTTTGTGAAGAATTTTTCTTAGGGCTCTCTGGACTTGACTGCAATTGAGGGGTAGGGTCCATTTCAGAATTGTCTGTTGTGCTGCTTTGAAGCTCCACAGTGGCAACAGTTTCAGATGTTTCTGTGAATCCATGACCAGAAGTTGCAGACATATGAGGAGTGACACTGTTTTCCTCTTGTGCAGCAAGCTTTGATGCAATCTCTTCTTCTAGGTGTTGGCTGGTTTCATTCACACTGACTGATGCTGTCCCTGCAATTAAACATAATAGCACATtattaatttactgtaatttaatctaaaacaaatgaaatccaATTCCAATATAAGGAATTGTGTGGCTAACCTGTCATGTGATCTTGTATGGCTATTTGATTCTGTGCTGATTGAGAGAGGTGAGCCAGGTTGCCGATGGTCAACAGGGTTTGAGCAGCCTCATTGTAGCTCTCATCCTCAGATGCTAAAACAAACCCCCAAAAATGTATACTTTGAGACCatctaaatatacagtatactgtatctACACACACGTTTTCCACTCAGAGCTACTCAGAATACCTCTTCAACATACCTTCTGTCTGTTCTGAAGAAAGGAAGTCTATAACATCCTGCAAGGGAAACAATGTATTGTAAGTCACATCAAAAGCTCCCCATATCAGTCAGATTAGTTGTCAAAGGATGTGATGTATATGGAAAACATATATTACAGTAGCCCCAGTTACacttctttctcattttctttctacGTCTTTGTCAGTTGATTACACCTGGACACAAAAAGGTTGCTATGAGTTCTTCTcagcaaaatatgaaatatcaaGACTACATGCATCATTGTTAAAACTCAAACTTCTTGCTTATCTTCATTTAAAGTGTGCAAAAACTAAACTTAGCTGGAAAGTATGCTAAGTCACAATATGACAGTTTGATccaaccacaaacaaaatacatgcaCTAAAATTGAAAAGAGGGAGACATTGGGCCTTCTGTAGATAAAACTATGCAGATAGATTACATCAGATCTTCAAGATTAGATCTCAGAAATGATAGTAAAATGATAAGTGTAACTGGggataattatttaatttcactgGTATTACATTTTAGACATATAACACTTACAACCAGCAGGTCCAACTGATGTTCACAGGGTTCAGCTGTGTCATTTTGTGCCAGCTCAAAAGAGGCATCAGGGCACAGTGCATCTTGGGAGATGCCCAACACATCAGGCATATTGGCCAAGATATCAAGCTATGTGTGACATGGAGGGAGCCAGAGTGGAGGGTTTGAATTATGAAATGTAAAACcatgcacaaagaaaaacaaatgcaaagaaCACAAAAATGCTTGTTATAAGaatgatgtaaaaataaaattaatggaTGATGTGTATCACCAAAACATGATGGGAAACGGTTTCTCATACCTCCTCCATAGTCTCTTCCACCTCTGATATCATAGGATGTGGGGAGCGCAGGCTGGCAGGCACAAACACAGGGGCAATGCTGTCCTTACTGGAGCTACATGCAGggtgctgctcctcctccacctcttcttcctcccacTGCTTTTCATTATCCTCATCACTGTATTCTGACTGAGACGCCCTGAGGGTGACTAGTTTGGGCTTTTTGGACTCTTGGGCTGATTGTGGCTTTGATGATCTTCCCCTCTTGGCTGTGCATTTGGGTTTAGGCCTGGCAGCAGAAGCAGTGGAACCTGCTGGTGAGGCAGGAGTGGTTTCAAATGCAGAGGAGTGTGCATCCTCTTTGGCAGGGTAAGTCAAGGGCTTGGTGGGTTTGGGCACTCTCCCATACCTACAAAATACAATCACACACTGATGAACCCCTCCTATCTTATATCCAAAGTATTTTCTGTGGGAAATGGGAAAAAGAATGTTTCTGGATACAATGGTAAAATGGGAGTCATGAAATATGGGTAAACATGAAACATTGTACCTGGTAGGTCTTGGAGGTTGAACGGTGGCATCCTCTTCTTCAGAGGAGATGTCATCATTGGCTGACTTCCTCTTATTGGCCTGCCTTAAAGGTGATGTATCTTTATCTACCTAAAAGGTTAGCATAACTTTCAGTAAAGCAAAGTAATAATGGGTAGAAAGATCTGATGACtccaaactgaaataataaCCTGCTCTTTAGAGGCTCCATCACTCACACTCTCGTCCCCTTTATCTGACACAGTATCTTTGGCCTTTGTGGAGGGTGTTGGAGGCTTTTTACCCCACTTCCGGCCCAAAGGCAGTACTGGTTTTGGTGCTCTTCCTCGTGAGAGTTTAGCTGGCTTGATTGCGGTGTCCTTGGCTGCATTCACAGTCTCAGTCTTTTCAGACCTGAATATTAGGACAAAACAGAGAATTTTAATGCCAACTGAAGATGcataaaaaaactttatttaaaacaacatttttaaagtttcattACATGTCTGAATTTGTACGGTCTTCAGGAAGTGCTGCTTCAGCGTCTTCGGGTATGTAGGCCTCATCTCAGCATATTAAAGACAACAAAATTAAGCCGCAAGCAACAATCAACAAGGGCCACACACAAATGGAGAAACAGGGATAACTTTGAAGAAAAAAGGCCAGAAAGTTAATATGACcaaattttgaattttaaatattgcttgcCCTAGGACCATATGCATTGGTTTTCTAGAAATTTTGTTAAAACTTGTTAGACAAAGCTGGATCTACATTCTACACTGCAATGTTTGTgcacacatatgtacattatTTAAATCCACCAAGTTTTGTAACAATCGAGAACATTTTCTTGAAATAACTGGATGCTCCTTTAcctttttcattgcttttgtcacccgttttgtttttcttgtcatttgGTTCCTCAGTTGAGGCCTCCTGTCTATCATTTCTTTTGCGTTTCTTCTTAGGCTTAGAAATAGGGGTTCCTCCCTCATTACAGAGGtcctcattctctttctctccctcctccccctccaagTCAGGAATTtcattctcctcttcctcatcttcctcctccacatcaCTCAGCTTCTTTGAAGCTTTTTTGCCTGTAGAGGGGATTAGAACACATAAGGATTGTTTAATTGAGAAACTCAGGGAGAACAGTTGTTAAATCAGTACCCAAGAATAATATTTAAGTTATGAAGCAATAATATACAACTCACTGAGTATTAAAGTATGGAGAGATAGTTACCCTTTGCCTTTCTCTTGTGCTTCTTGGGGGAGTTCTTCTCAGCGAGTGATTTGagtttcttcctgtttttctgaACTTCCAGAATCTTCTCTAGCAGCTTAGAAAAATACTCTATGTCCAGTTTGCGCCTCTCTCCTACAAAACAATTGACAGTAAATGTTGCATCAAAGTCCTACGGAgtcccctaaaggtcatggcgagaattttttgaggactacttttgcattccctggcaatatgttttgcgttcccTCACAATAAactttcttcttccattccttcagaaccatatgtctatttgtaatggaaggtagtgtggagattctcaagttaatgcattgtgcattgtttatggacacctcaccttatatgatgttcattgcaaagaagttattaGTTAGCACATTATCgaacttctgggtaggagc harbors:
- the zgc:162472 gene encoding transcription factor TFIIIB component B'' homolog isoform X3; translated protein: MFRRSRFSIRPNVGTAGRTAATPQEAPSVNQEASETPKDISESSTDTAVTDNKSVVNPSEKPTAPGDGNDQNGEGTSSSAAVQRRKRFSIKPKVAPGRPSTLARTPKSPVKAVSETPVEVPSLDLDKPTTSSQTGTAAAPQGLQSPRRQRPSEESKQPKVQPKPTLISSDSLGPLAIPPAEDSLEQTHLPADSSKQLESTSGSQVKEVPSRLPDKVPPSLPDKEAIEISEKAKTLVSKSGLSLSPPAFSLSRLLNDPSDLQRLAKARKLRELLRQEMHKEKKIKKSKARAKEYTLDPAKMTMRDLIRYLPVSNPMTSSLEDSAQENETVIPPSPGREESPERAQEPVVPPKIASPREEEEEEAEEEQEEALMVPQVKVAEDGSLIIDEESLTVEVLRAKGPNPAQDRDPVFERGSTTTYSSFRKGTYSKPWSSEETDMFFLAVSMVGTDFSMICQLFPHRARSEIKNKFKKEERENAWRIDKAFRERRKLDIEYFSKLLEKILEVQKNRKKLKSLAEKNSPKKHKRKAKGKKASKKLSDVEEEDEEEENEIPDLEGEEGEKENEDLCNEGGTPISKPKKKRKRNDRQEASTEEPNDKKNKTGDKSNEKDEAYIPEDAEAALPEDRTNSDMSEKTETVNAAKDTAIKPAKLSRGRAPKPVLPLGRKWGKKPPTPSTKAKDTVSDKGDESVSDGASKEQVDKDTSPLRQANKRKSANDDISSEEEDATVQPPRPTRYGRVPKPTKPLTYPAKEDAHSSAFETTPASPAGSTASAARPKPKCTAKRGRSSKPQSAQESKKPKLVTLRASQSEYSDEDNEKQWEEEEVEEEQHPACSSSKDSIAPVFVPASLRSPHPMISEVEETMEELDILANMPDVLGISQDALCPDASFELAQNDTAEPCEHQLDLLVDVIDFLSSEQTEASEDESYNEAAQTLLTIGNLAHLSQSAQNQIAIQDHMTGTASVSVNETSQHLEEEIASKLAAQEENSVTPHMSATSGHGFTETSETVATVELQSSTTDNSEMDPTPQLQSSPESPKKNSSQTRRGRLSKVKPKPNLGQASRTAQSKSQPETTVRTAEESHTVAPDLSQATETLSAAKVTPKIADCSQKLLKDDISSIEVKLTEEPSGSQERSVGQVKSGAAISDQSASENQGQPILELATRDSRSTSESIDEILISHVGTTKSSCNNLVTFDPAVTELQIGQGTNIDSAPVQESSSHPASCVTPVEDLLVSQKEESEDAPTHQARKSRFQKVKPNLAQTSRTVHSNPVDICKNAEELPVSQKEESEVTCQTRRGRLQKVKPKPNLPQTSTVRSKPQTTKDPVTHMQLVEKPSNPSSRPESTDNTIAEVEAWPTCSTTPPEKPSQSTGTASVLVQSLELCSTHKPTEEFSSTEDQKTDTGSAQDSEQNVPQRRQRFPKVKPKPNLGSSTRTTQAKLQSNDISKPSEQLHRDTSSNVTSEQQSVDNKNAQTELKLAEKDSKHLTSPHCSLHTELPSSTKLGSAESEKSLDSTNDKGTSSDGIVTALSCVAENQSMLTESVLENKRSEKPTVEEECTQDKTSKNDMVEAGPASQWDCKQYLSIRATETNTQPTDVPTAISDVQSSEDGSTELKIKPILSTNTQSSPDPKESTQQPCSENDSKAQSQDVVHQCSETTEINQITAQSSDDNQAEQTDSSKSSRKAPQTRRGRLVKPKPNLGRSSQPPQPRQVHNTKQAEADCGTRSEGADASVSHKPVSELRPDIQEPVEGAIEQRSNHNSPSNDAGPSLGCLTQAPGNSTQDASTSITGENQSLTIFPDILSEQVPSDPDEPFFILSLTEIPVCSSGEVVDSVSVPPPYLPVTDASIQQQSVLGESLAAAGDGPLSNDAVPVSMEESGETGLINVKDIGPDPAAYIGLIMENPVDPYESTTVQSSKLPETVENNDETEIPPTKQMDTGRGAKLQVKPNTTRKKQARETLAAREAESIPIQTNTTQDLELPGPSVQSEAVDEVVTEPQKQSDHVDTEKETLTSGKHPEDSSTGAQTKQTRGASSRKPKGIPSEKSNTAPSSDSPPGKAASKGSKVKTPRAARKRSTPAPVPSTSYDVTPTPNPTMAPEETRSTFSPTSPTQTEVHIEQTSEHSQLCSDPTSSTSQCTAEVSASQQSDGVESSSIEEEPTSVSQYFLSDIFTEVEEG
- the zgc:162472 gene encoding transcription factor TFIIIB component B'' homolog isoform X1; translated protein: MFRRSRFSIRPNVGTAGRTAATPQEAPSVNQEASETPKDISESSTDTAVTDNKSVVNPSEKPTAPGDGNDQNGEGTSSSAAVQRRKRFSIKPKVAPGRPSTLARTPKSPVKAVSETPVEVPSLDLDKPTTSSQTGTAAAPQGLQSPRRQRPSEESKQPKVQPKPTLISSDSLGPLAIPPAEDSLEQTHLPADSSKQLESTSGSQVKEVPSRLPDKVPPSLPDKEAIEISEKAKTLVSKSGLSLSPPAFSLSRLLNDPSDLQRLAKARKLRELLRQEMHKEKKIKKSKARAKEYTLDPAKMTMRDLIRYLPVSNPMTSSLEDSAQENETVIPPSPGREESPERAQEPVVPPKIASPREEEEEEAEEEQEEALMVPQVKVAEDGSLIIDEESLTVEVLRAKGPNPAQDRDPVFERGSTTTYSSFRKGTYSKPWSSEETDMFFLAVSMVGTDFSMICQLFPHRARSEIKNKFKKEERENAWRIDKAFRERRKLDIEYFSKLLEKILEVQKNRKKLKSLAEKNSPKKHKRKAKGKKASKKLSDVEEEDEEEENEIPDLEGEEGEKENEDLCNEGGTPISKPKKKRKRNDRQEASTEEPNDKKNKTGDKSNEKDEAYIPEDAEAALPEDRTNSDMSEKTETVNAAKDTAIKPAKLSRGRAPKPVLPLGRKWGKKPPTPSTKAKDTVSDKGDESVSDGASKEQVDKDTSPLRQANKRKSANDDISSEEEDATVQPPRPTRYGRVPKPTKPLTYPAKEDAHSSAFETTPASPAGSTASAARPKPKCTAKRGRSSKPQSAQESKKPKLVTLRASQSEYSDEDNEKQWEEEEVEEEQHPACSSSKDSIAPVFVPASLRSPHPMISEVEETMEELDILANMPDVLGISQDALCPDASFELAQNDTAEPCEHQLDLLVDVIDFLSSEQTEASEDESYNEAAQTLLTIGNLAHLSQSAQNQIAIQDHMTGTASVSVNETSQHLEEEIASKLAAQEENSVTPHMSATSGHGFTETSETVATVELQSSTTDNSEMDPTPQLQSSPESPKKNSSQTRRGRLSKVKPKPNLGQASRTAQSKSQPETTVRTAEESHTVAPDLSQATETLSAAKVTPKIADCSQKLLKDDISSIEVKLTEEPSGSQERSVGQVKSGAAISDQSASENQGQPILELATRDSRSTSESIDEILISHVGTTKSSCNNLVTFDPAVTELQIGQGTNIDSAPVQESSSHPASCVTPVEDLLVSQKEESEDAPTHQARKSRFQKVKPNLAQTSRTVHSNPVDICKNAEELPVSQKEESEVTCQTRRGRLQKVKPKPNLPQTSTVRSKPQTTKDPVTHMQLVEKPSNPSSRPESTDNTIAEVEAWPTCSTTPPEKPSQSTGTASVLVQSLELCSTHKPTEEFSSTEDQKTDTGSAQDSEQNVPQRRQRFPKVKPKPNLGSSTRTTQAKLQSNDISKPSEQLHRDTSSNVTSEQQSVDNKNAQTELKLAEKDSKHLTSPHCSLHTELPSSTKLGSAESEKSLDSTNDKGTSSDGIVTALSCVAENQSMLTESVLENKRSEKPTVEEECTQDKTSKNDMVEAGPASQWDCKQYLSIRATETNTQPTDVPTAISDVQSSEDGSTELKIKPILSTNTQSSPDPKESTQQPCSENDSKAQSQDVVHQCSETTEINQITAQSSDDNQAEQTDSSKSSRKAPQTRRGRLVKPKPNLGRSSQPPQPRQVHNTKQAEADCGTRSEGADASVSHKPVSELRPDIQEPVEGAIEQRSNHNSPSNDAGPSLGCLTQAPGNSTQDASTSITGENQSLTIFPDILSEQVPSDPDEPFFILSLTEIPVCSSGEVVDSVSVPPPYLPVTDASIQQQSSVLGESLAAAGDGPLSNDAVPVSMEESGETGLINVKDIGPDPAAYIGLIMENPVDPYESTTVQSSKLPETVENNDETEIPPTKQMDTGRGAKLQVKPNTTRKKQARETLAAREAESIPIQTNTTQDLELPGPSVQSEAVDEVVTEPQKQSDHVDTEKETLTSGKHPEDSSTGAQTKQTRGASSRKPKGIPSEKSNTAPSSDSPPGKAASKGSKVKTPRAARKRSTPAPVPSTSYDVTPTPNPTMAPEETRSTFSPTSPTQTEVHIEQTSEHSQLCSDPTSSTSQCTAEVSASQQSDGVESSSIEEEPTSVSQYFLSDIFTEVEEG
- the zgc:162472 gene encoding transcription factor TFIIIB component B'' homolog isoform X4, giving the protein MFRRSRFSIRPNVGTAGRTAATPQEAPSVNQEASETPKDISESSTDTAVTDNKSVVNPSEKPTAPGDGNDQNGEGTSSSAAVQRRKRFSIKPKVAPGRPSTLARTPKSPVKAVSETPVEVPSLDLDKPTTSSQTGTAAAPQGLQSPRRQRPSEESKQPKVQPKPTLISSDSLGPLAIPPAEDSLEQTHLPADSSKQLESTSGSQVKEVPSRLPDKVPPSLPDKEAIEISEKAKTLVSKSGLSLSPPAFSLSRLLNDPSDLQRLAKARKLRELLRQEMHKEKKIKKSKARAKEYTLDPAKMTMRDLIRYLPVSNPMTSSLEDSAQENETVIPPSPGREESPERAQEPVVPPKIASPREEEEEEAEEEQEEALMVPQVKVAEDGSLIIDEESLTVEVLRAKGPNPAQDRDPVFERGSTTTYSSFRKGTYSKPWSSEETDMFFLAVSMVGTDFSMICQLFPHRARSEIKNKFKKEERENAWRIDKAFRERRKLDIEYFSKLLEKILEVQKNRKKLKSLAEKNSPKKHKRKAKGKKASKKLSDVEEEDEEEENEIPDLEGEEGEKENEDLCNEGGTPISKPKKKRKRNDRQEASTEEPNDKKNKTGDKSNEKDEAYIPEDAEAALPEDRTNSDMSEKTETVNAAKDTAIKPAKLSRGRAPKPVLPLGRKWGKKPPTPSTKAKDTVSDKGDESVDKDTSPLRQANKRKSANDDISSEEEDATVQPPRPTRYGRVPKPTKPLTYPAKEDAHSSAFETTPASPAGSTASAARPKPKCTAKRGRSSKPQSAQESKKPKLVTLRASQSEYSDEDNEKQWEEEEVEEEQHPACSSSKDSIAPVFVPASLRSPHPMISEVEETMEELDILANMPDVLGISQDALCPDASFELAQNDTAEPCEHQLDLLVDVIDFLSSEQTEASEDESYNEAAQTLLTIGNLAHLSQSAQNQIAIQDHMTGTASVSVNETSQHLEEEIASKLAAQEENSVTPHMSATSGHGFTETSETVATVELQSSTTDNSEMDPTPQLQSSPESPKKNSSQTRRGRLSKVKPKPNLGQASRTAQSKSQPETTVRTAEESHTVAPDLSQATETLSAAKVTPKIADCSQKLLKDDISSIEVKLTEEPSGSQERSVGQVKSGAAISDQSASENQGQPILELATRDSRSTSESIDEILISHVGTTKSSCNNLVTFDPAVTELQIGQGTNIDSAPVQESSSHPASCVTPVEDLLVSQKEESEDAPTHQARKSRFQKVKPNLAQTSRTVHSNPVDICKNAEELPVSQKEESEVTCQTRRGRLQKVKPKPNLPQTSTVRSKPQTTKDPVTHMQLVEKPSNPSSRPESTDNTIAEVEAWPTCSTTPPEKPSQSTGTASVLVQSLELCSTHKPTEEFSSTEDQKTDTGSAQDSEQNVPQRRQRFPKVKPKPNLGSSTRTTQAKLQSNDISKPSEQLHRDTSSNVTSEQQSVDNKNAQTELKLAEKDSKHLTSPHCSLHTELPSSTKLGSAESEKSLDSTNDKGTSSDGIVTALSCVAENQSMLTESVLENKRSEKPTVEEECTQDKTSKNDMVEAGPASQWDCKQYLSIRATETNTQPTDVPTAISDVQSSEDGSTELKIKPILSTNTQSSPDPKESTQQPCSENDSKAQSQDVVHQCSETTEINQITAQSSDDNQAEQTDSSKSSRKAPQTRRGRLVKPKPNLGRSSQPPQPRQVHNTKQAEADCGTRSEGADASVSHKPVSELRPDIQEPVEGAIEQRSNHNSPSNDAGPSLGCLTQAPGNSTQDASTSITGENQSLTIFPDILSEQVPSDPDEPFFILSLTEIPVCSSGEVVDSVSVPPPYLPVTDASIQQQSSVLGESLAAAGDGPLSNDAVPVSMEESGETGLINVKDIGPDPAAYIGLIMENPVDPYESTTVQSSKLPETVENNDETEIPPTKQMDTGRGAKLQVKPNTTRKKQARETLAAREAESIPIQTNTTQDLELPGPSVQSEAVDEVVTEPQKQSDHVDTEKETLTSGKHPEDSSTGAQTKQTRGASSRKPKGIPSEKSNTAPSSDSPPGKAASKGSKVKTPRAARKRSTPAPVPSTSYDVTPTPNPTMAPEETRSTFSPTSPTQTEVHIEQTSEHSQLCSDPTSSTSQCTAEVSASQQSDGVESSSIEEEPTSVSQYFLSDIFTEVEEG